From the genome of Streptococcus marmotae, one region includes:
- the lacD gene encoding tagatose-bisphosphate aldolase, producing the protein MEKLQLSQAKYDHLVRLSNDEKVIAALAIDQRGALKRLLSAAADADFGDEILVDFKKVISSDLTQYASSILLDAEYGVLASKLRHPDCGFIAAYEKTGYDASTPGRLPDLLPNWSAKRIKELGADAVKILLYYDVDDKPEINDIKHAWIERIGSECIAEDIPYFVEILTYDASDMDVTSREYAALKPHKVNGAMREFSKARYNADVLKVEVPVNMNFVEGYTDQEPVYSLEEAKAYFKEQAEATHLPFIFLSAGVSAKLFQETLVVAKEAGSSFNGVLCGRATWKDAVAVFAKEGEAAAKAWLADQGRQNMEELNGVLATTASSWLDKVEVK; encoded by the coding sequence ATGGAAAAATTACAACTTTCACAGGCTAAGTATGATCATTTAGTTCGTCTCTCAAATGACGAAAAAGTGATTGCAGCCCTCGCGATTGACCAACGTGGTGCTTTGAAACGACTCTTGTCGGCAGCAGCAGATGCTGATTTTGGAGATGAGATTCTGGTTGATTTCAAAAAAGTCATTTCAAGTGATTTGACTCAGTATGCAAGCTCTATCTTACTGGATGCGGAATATGGTGTACTAGCTTCAAAATTGCGCCATCCAGATTGTGGGTTTATTGCGGCTTATGAGAAAACAGGCTATGATGCGTCAACACCAGGTCGCTTACCAGACTTGCTTCCAAATTGGTCTGCAAAACGGATCAAAGAATTGGGTGCAGATGCGGTGAAAATCTTGCTTTACTATGATGTAGATGATAAGCCAGAAATTAACGATATCAAGCATGCCTGGATCGAACGAATCGGTAGCGAGTGTATCGCTGAAGATATTCCTTACTTTGTGGAAATCTTGACCTATGATGCTAGCGATATGGATGTGACATCTCGTGAATATGCAGCCTTGAAACCTCATAAAGTGAATGGTGCGATGCGTGAATTTAGCAAGGCTCGCTACAATGCTGACGTCTTGAAGGTCGAAGTTCCAGTTAATATGAACTTTGTGGAAGGCTATACGGATCAAGAACCTGTTTATAGCCTAGAAGAAGCAAAGGCATACTTTAAAGAACAAGCAGAAGCAACTCACCTACCATTTATCTTCTTGAGTGCGGGTGTATCCGCTAAGCTCTTCCAAGAAACACTTGTGGTAGCTAAAGAAGCAGGTTCTAGCTTTAATGGTGTGCTGTGTGGTCGTGCAACATGGAAAGATGCGGTTGCAGTCTTTGCGAAAGAAGGAGAAGCTGCGGCTAAGGCGTGGTTGGCAGATCAAGGTCGTCAGAACATGGAAGAATTGAATGGTGTCCTTGCAACGACTGCAAGTTCTTGGCTTGATAAAGTAGAAGTCAAGTAA
- the nagA gene encoding N-acetylglucosamine-6-phosphate deacetylase: protein MAHYIFAKSIILSDREVENAYLEITDDGQFGEIVTEKPEGTIVDYSDYHIGPGLVDTHIHGYASYDVMDNDFEGIKVISEGLLSCGVTSWLPTTLTDSTENLDAVCETIGRHAGEETGAKIQGIFLEGPFFTEKYKGAQNPKYMGDPSVEKLDKWHRLSEGLVNKIAIAPERDGVEEFIHFANEKKIHTALAHSDATYDQAKKAVEAGANIFVHVYNGMSGLHHREPGMVGAALDLENVFAEVICDGHHVHPAAVDIVLKARGVEETVLITDCMRAGGQGEGDSRLGEFEVVVKDGTARLKHNGSLAGSILELIQAVEHIVEWGLASLPDAVRMASLAPAKSVNIDHVCGQIVAGRAADFIVVDDKGRLQATYLDGVKRFGVE from the coding sequence GAGATTGTGACGGAAAAACCAGAAGGAACAATTGTAGATTATTCAGACTATCATATTGGACCTGGTCTAGTGGATACTCATATTCATGGCTATGCTTCGTATGACGTTATGGACAATGATTTTGAAGGAATTAAGGTGATTTCAGAAGGGCTCTTGTCTTGTGGTGTTACTTCTTGGTTACCAACAACCTTAACCGATTCAACAGAGAATTTGGATGCGGTTTGTGAAACCATTGGTCGTCATGCGGGTGAAGAAACAGGTGCTAAGATTCAAGGTATTTTCCTTGAAGGGCCGTTTTTCACAGAGAAATACAAGGGCGCACAAAATCCTAAGTATATGGGCGATCCGTCTGTTGAGAAATTGGACAAATGGCACCGTTTATCAGAAGGCTTGGTCAATAAGATTGCGATTGCTCCAGAACGGGATGGAGTAGAGGAATTTATTCACTTTGCTAATGAGAAAAAGATTCATACTGCCCTTGCCCACAGTGATGCGACCTATGATCAAGCTAAAAAGGCAGTTGAAGCAGGAGCCAATATCTTCGTCCATGTTTACAATGGGATGAGTGGGCTTCATCATAGAGAACCAGGCATGGTCGGTGCGGCGCTTGATTTAGAAAATGTCTTTGCTGAGGTTATCTGTGATGGTCACCATGTCCATCCAGCAGCAGTAGATATTGTGTTGAAAGCGCGTGGGGTAGAAGAAACAGTTCTCATTACTGACTGTATGCGTGCAGGAGGCCAAGGGGAAGGAGATTCTCGCTTGGGTGAATTTGAGGTTGTAGTCAAAGACGGAACCGCTCGCCTGAAACACAATGGCAGTCTAGCAGGTTCTATCTTGGAATTGATTCAGGCAGTAGAACATATTGTCGAATGGGGCTTGGCAAGTTTACCAGATGCTGTCCGTATGGCATCACTTGCTCCAGCAAAATCTGTCAATATCGATCATGTCTGTGGACAAATTGTAGCAGGTCGGGCAGCAGATTTCATTGTAGTCGATGATAAAGGTCGTTTACAGGCTACGTATTTGGATGGTGTGAAACGCTTTGGTGTCGAATAG